One part of the Candidatus Borreliella tachyglossi genome encodes these proteins:
- the pta gene encoding phosphate acetyltransferase — MGLFNFKEYVFGRARKVVMENRDKASIVFPESSDIRILEATIELLKEKLAGLVVLIGSKDEIFKSLKEFVSPRDDILAMVEVIDPNSFSGFNRYLDEYFNLRRKKGLAFNKAREEILNEIAFSMMMVRLGEVKTCVCGSLTSSAKVLRSALTILPKLKDTKLVSSFMLMNTGNDCSLTRASCFGHGGVLLFSDCAVVVSPDSLELAEIAIQSANSFKNIFDAEPRVALLSFSTKGSSHSMEVEKVQCALKIVKSKCKDLLIDGELQLDAALIKSVAEKKCGDSVVAGDANVLIFPSLESGNIGYKLVERLSFTKAYGPFLQGFENPVSDLSRGCSVDDIVLTSALMIGS; from the coding sequence ATGGGATTGTTTAATTTTAAAGAATATGTGTTCGGTAGAGCAAGAAAAGTTGTGATGGAAAATAGAGATAAGGCTAGCATAGTTTTTCCTGAAAGTAGTGATATTAGAATTTTAGAGGCAACAATTGAACTTTTAAAGGAAAAGTTAGCAGGGCTTGTGGTTCTGATTGGTAGTAAGGATGAGATTTTTAAAAGTTTAAAAGAGTTTGTAAGCCCTAGAGATGATATCTTAGCAATGGTAGAAGTTATAGATCCCAATTCTTTTAGCGGATTTAATCGATATTTGGATGAATATTTTAATTTACGACGAAAGAAGGGATTAGCCTTCAATAAGGCTAGAGAAGAAATTTTAAATGAAATTGCTTTTTCTATGATGATGGTAAGGCTTGGCGAAGTTAAAACTTGTGTTTGTGGATCTTTGACGTCGTCTGCCAAGGTTTTAAGAAGTGCACTTACGATATTGCCCAAGCTGAAGGACACTAAGCTTGTATCATCTTTTATGCTTATGAATACTGGTAATGATTGTAGTCTGACTAGAGCTTCTTGTTTTGGTCATGGGGGAGTTTTACTTTTTTCTGACTGCGCAGTGGTTGTCAGTCCTGATTCTTTAGAGCTTGCAGAAATTGCAATACAGAGTGCAAATTCTTTTAAGAATATTTTTGATGCAGAGCCAAGAGTGGCTCTGTTAAGCTTTTCTACAAAGGGTTCTTCGCATTCCATGGAAGTTGAAAAAGTGCAATGTGCTTTAAAGATTGTCAAGAGTAAATGTAAAGACTTACTCATTGATGGAGAACTTCAACTTGATGCAGCTTTAATTAAGAGTGTTGCAGAGAAAAAGTGTGGGGATTCTGTAGTTGCCGGTGATGCTAATGTATTGATTTTTCCTAGTTTAGAGTCTGGAAATATTGGATATAAGCTGGTTGAGAGATTATCTTTTACTAAAGCTTATGGACCTTTCTTACAGGGATTTGAAAATCCTGTTAGTGATCTTTCAAGAGGTTGCTCTGTAGACGATATTGTATTAACAAGTGCCTTGATGATAGGTAGTTAA
- the rsmA gene encoding 16S rRNA (adenine(1518)-N(6)/adenine(1519)-N(6))-dimethyltransferase RsmA: MNINYNSVNSIKLHLKKKNIAPRKIWGQNYLINEHIREKIVDALEIKENEKIWEIGPGLGAMTIILLKKTNFLTAFEIDPKYSEILDEQFGEFKNFKLIKGDFLKTYKKEERNINKIFSNLPYNIASKVISMLIEDKILKNMVFTVQKELADRMLAKEGNKNYSSFTILVQSHFNVTKIMDINNNNFYPIPKVKSTTLKLIPQEGAISDFKEFNKLVRTVFTSRRKKLKNTIINFLKNEKIIQEEFLKNFLDKRPEEISVQEFIEISNKLTTYHQGTC, from the coding sequence ATGAACATAAACTATAACAGCGTAAATAGCATCAAACTTCATCTAAAGAAAAAAAACATAGCTCCAAGAAAAATATGGGGGCAAAATTACTTAATTAATGAACACATAAGAGAAAAAATAGTAGATGCACTTGAAATAAAAGAAAATGAAAAAATTTGGGAAATAGGCCCAGGTCTTGGAGCAATGACAATTATTCTACTCAAAAAAACAAATTTTCTGACTGCGTTTGAAATTGACCCTAAGTACTCAGAAATTCTGGATGAACAATTTGGTGAGTTTAAAAACTTTAAGCTAATAAAAGGTGATTTTTTAAAGACATACAAAAAAGAAGAAAGAAATATTAATAAAATATTTTCAAATTTACCTTATAACATCGCATCAAAAGTGATATCCATGCTTATTGAAGATAAAATCTTAAAGAATATGGTATTTACAGTACAAAAAGAACTAGCAGATAGAATGCTTGCAAAGGAGGGTAATAAAAACTACTCTTCATTCACCATTCTAGTCCAATCACACTTTAATGTAACTAAAATAATGGATATCAACAATAATAATTTTTATCCAATTCCTAAAGTAAAATCTACAACTCTCAAGCTAATTCCTCAAGAAGGAGCAATCTCAGACTTTAAAGAATTCAATAAATTAGTTAGAACAGTATTTACAAGTCGTAGAAAAAAACTCAAAAACACAATAATTAACTTTTTAAAAAACGAAAAAATTATTCAAGAAGAATTCTTAAAAAACTTCCTAGATAAAAGACCAGAAGAGATTTCTGTCCAAGAATTCATCGAAATTTCAAATAAATTAACTACCTATCATCAAGGCACTTGTTAA
- a CDS encoding ComEC/Rec2 family competence protein: protein MIFLFIISSLNLLIQYYLQFNLIYLNLTLILIFLIKKNAHLVLTFMISTSLLVIFETSLKFKRFEDYYYKITNITYMTKYSNTKIESLDGFGNEYSFTFENINDKYKIGDIVKIQNNNIQFIKRPLLVKAREKYNKLLNRFFNEISPTYSHFSKAILTNDKSEITKYERNLFQKAGISHILVVSGLHFYLLYIIFHYLLYLIKNEILKYVILSIILFNYLILTGFSPSALRAFIMMEILMIYKSVYGKINLLNTLSISFIISAIILPHTLNSIGFKLSYLAVFGISISLYLKNRYNLNALISSILTTFLIQVTIAPVLYAHNFNLSAISILANLIITPLMLVFLLVKILTLGFYTFNTHLFLLFDLINTYIFKAIKDIATIFSKFPVIQSHNISVFLFLSILILFYIIYKLEREKRHCSKD, encoded by the coding sequence GTGATTTTTTTATTCATAATAAGTTCATTAAACTTATTAATACAATACTACTTACAATTCAACCTAATATATTTAAATTTAACTTTAATATTAATTTTTCTAATAAAAAAGAATGCTCATCTAGTACTCACTTTTATGATTAGCACAAGCCTTCTAGTAATTTTTGAAACTAGCTTAAAGTTTAAAAGATTTGAGGATTATTACTATAAAATAACAAATATCACCTACATGACAAAATATTCAAACACCAAGATTGAATCACTAGATGGATTTGGAAATGAGTACAGCTTTACATTTGAAAATATTAATGATAAATATAAAATCGGCGATATAGTCAAAATTCAAAATAATAACATTCAATTTATCAAAAGACCATTGCTTGTCAAAGCAAGAGAGAAATATAATAAACTACTAAATCGATTCTTCAATGAAATAAGTCCTACCTATTCTCATTTTTCAAAAGCGATTTTAACTAATGACAAATCTGAGATAACAAAATATGAGCGCAATCTATTTCAAAAAGCAGGCATATCACATATATTAGTGGTGTCTGGCCTACATTTTTACTTGCTTTATATCATTTTTCATTATTTGCTCTATCTCATAAAAAATGAAATACTCAAATATGTAATTTTAAGCATAATTTTATTTAATTATCTAATCCTAACGGGATTCTCACCATCGGCACTAAGAGCATTTATAATGATGGAAATACTTATGATATATAAATCAGTATATGGAAAAATTAATTTGCTTAATACACTATCAATTAGCTTTATAATAAGTGCTATTATTCTACCACACACACTAAATTCAATAGGATTTAAACTATCTTATCTTGCAGTATTTGGCATATCAATCTCCCTTTATCTTAAAAACAGATACAATTTAAATGCACTCATATCTTCAATTCTTACAACCTTTTTGATTCAAGTTACAATCGCCCCTGTTCTTTATGCTCACAATTTTAACCTTTCGGCAATCTCAATCCTGGCAAATTTAATAATTACTCCCCTAATGTTAGTATTTTTATTAGTAAAAATACTAACATTAGGGTTCTACACATTCAACACACATCTATTTTTGTTATTTGATCTAATAAACACTTATATATTTAAGGCAATAAAAGACATAGCAACAATCTTCAGTAAATTTCCTGTAATTCAAAGTCATAACATAAGTGTATTTTTATTCTTAAGTATCCTAATATTATTCTACATAATCTACAAATTAGAAAGAGAGAAGAGACATTGTAGCAAAGATTAA
- a CDS encoding CPBP family intramembrane glutamic endopeptidase produces MRLLNNKYPIKYAFLELFLCYCVITLVAPFKSIDEDLWNFSKNHYVYWFYATFLIVFIVYFSKLTSSYDFRDEFYIPKFRLIFVWKSFWIFIKIFILFILILTIVYSFLFYLFPSLLSWLEADGTTSFRWKIYSKQALYLMGITALFTGGVEELFYRAFIITKLKQVGFSSLISAFLSSIIFGYGHLYYGFMGFFVTLIIGFALAYIYLIHKNVYYSIFVHSFYNITVSILLFVLNYYS; encoded by the coding sequence ATGAGACTATTAAATAATAAATATCCTATCAAATATGCTTTCTTAGAGCTTTTTTTATGTTATTGTGTGATTACTCTTGTAGCTCCTTTCAAGAGCATTGATGAGGATCTTTGGAATTTTAGTAAAAATCATTATGTGTATTGGTTCTATGCTACTTTTTTAATTGTTTTCATTGTATATTTTTCTAAGCTAACAAGCTCTTATGATTTCAGAGATGAGTTTTATATTCCTAAATTTCGATTAATTTTTGTTTGGAAGTCATTTTGGATCTTTATTAAGATCTTTATTTTATTTATTTTGATATTGACTATTGTTTATTCCTTTCTTTTTTATCTTTTTCCATCATTATTATCTTGGCTTGAAGCAGATGGAACTACTTCTTTTAGATGGAAGATATACAGTAAGCAAGCACTTTATTTAATGGGTATTACTGCTCTTTTTACGGGAGGAGTTGAAGAATTGTTTTATAGAGCTTTTATTATTACCAAACTTAAACAGGTGGGATTTAGTTCGTTGATTTCAGCTTTTCTTAGTAGTATCATTTTTGGTTATGGGCATCTTTATTATGGATTTATGGGATTTTTCGTTACATTGATTATTGGATTTGCTTTAGCTTATATTTATTTAATACACAAAAATGTGTATTACTCTATTTTTGTTCATAGCTTTTATAACATTACTGTTAGTATTTTGCTCTTTGTGTTAAATTATTATAGTTAA
- a CDS encoding AMP-binding protein — protein sequence MLDTIPKRFNEVARLYGDLDIFIYRENESKDFKKQIYSEFWNEVKMIASGLLHYGVKRGERVSLISDSRREWIIIDIAIMSLGCIDVPRGNDSPEDELSYIINHSESSFIFVENNKQLQKIISKKHELKFIKHIVVIDDDKFNGERLGDITIISYRKLLSLGDEYLKDNPKAFDTELEKGTTKDLATIIYTSGTTGFPKGVMLRHESFIFQIDRIYDYLPLLKPGKIMISILPLWHSFERACEYIVALKGMSIAYSKPIGPILLKDFAALNPYTIISVPRIWEGIRIGIIKRVSESLLKRVLFNVFLKVGILYIKLKEKFLGLVPVYKKSNLLVLFVMKLIYLSGLILIFPFKFLGDILVFRKIRKAFGKRYEFGVSGGGALVDYVDYFFKALGIKVLEGYGLTETGPVLSVRCLRHPIARTVGPLLPDIEYRVVDSNGSDLLPGEKGELWIKSPQVMSGYFKDEEMTNEALTQDGWLKTGDLVRATINHEISIVGRSKDTIVLRGGENIEPEPIERALSKSLLIENIMIVGQDQKFLGAVIVPNFETLEKWSSSNGISFSSYDELLSNNAVNKLYSKCISDIINSKSGFKTFERIVGFTLLKDAFVIGEELTNTLKLKRYYIFKKYHKKIISIFNKDDFELL from the coding sequence ATGCTAGATACTATACCCAAACGCTTTAATGAGGTGGCTAGACTTTATGGTGATCTTGATATTTTTATTTATAGAGAGAACGAATCTAAAGATTTTAAGAAACAGATATATTCTGAATTTTGGAATGAAGTTAAGATGATTGCGTCTGGACTTCTGCATTATGGAGTCAAGAGAGGTGAGAGAGTATCTCTTATATCTGATTCGAGAAGAGAGTGGATAATTATCGATATTGCTATTATGAGCTTGGGATGCATTGATGTGCCGAGGGGTAATGATTCTCCTGAAGATGAATTATCGTATATTATTAATCATTCTGAATCTAGCTTTATCTTTGTGGAGAATAATAAACAGCTTCAAAAAATTATTTCTAAAAAGCACGAACTTAAATTTATTAAACACATTGTTGTTATTGACGATGATAAGTTTAATGGAGAGAGGTTAGGAGATATTACAATAATTTCTTATAGAAAATTATTGAGTTTGGGAGATGAGTATTTGAAAGATAATCCTAAGGCATTTGATACTGAGCTTGAAAAGGGCACTACTAAAGATCTTGCTACTATAATATATACTTCAGGCACAACAGGATTTCCAAAGGGTGTTATGCTTCGTCATGAATCTTTTATTTTTCAAATAGATAGGATTTATGATTACTTGCCTTTACTGAAACCAGGGAAAATAATGATATCTATTCTTCCTCTTTGGCATTCATTTGAGAGGGCTTGTGAGTATATAGTTGCTCTTAAGGGAATGTCAATTGCTTATTCAAAGCCTATTGGGCCTATTTTGCTTAAAGATTTTGCAGCTTTAAATCCTTATACAATTATTTCTGTCCCGAGAATTTGGGAGGGGATAAGGATTGGCATTATTAAAAGGGTATCGGAATCTCTTTTGAAGAGAGTTTTATTTAACGTTTTCCTCAAGGTGGGAATTCTTTATATAAAGCTTAAGGAGAAATTTTTAGGTCTTGTTCCTGTTTATAAGAAATCGAATTTATTAGTTTTATTTGTTATGAAATTAATATATCTTTCTGGATTAATTTTGATTTTTCCTTTTAAATTTTTAGGAGATATTTTAGTTTTCAGAAAGATAAGAAAGGCATTTGGAAAAAGATATGAGTTTGGTGTTTCTGGTGGGGGGGCTTTGGTAGACTATGTTGATTATTTTTTTAAAGCCTTGGGGATTAAGGTTCTTGAAGGATATGGCCTTACAGAGACAGGTCCTGTTTTAAGTGTACGATGCCTTAGGCATCCTATTGCAAGAACTGTTGGACCTCTTCTTCCAGATATTGAGTATAGAGTAGTTGATAGTAATGGCAGTGATTTACTTCCTGGTGAGAAGGGTGAACTTTGGATAAAATCACCTCAGGTTATGAGTGGTTATTTTAAAGATGAGGAGATGACAAATGAGGCTTTAACACAAGATGGATGGCTTAAAACAGGTGATTTGGTTCGCGCAACAATTAATCATGAAATTTCAATTGTTGGTAGAAGTAAAGATACAATTGTGCTAAGAGGTGGAGAAAACATTGAACCGGAACCTATTGAGAGAGCTTTATCTAAATCTTTACTTATTGAGAATATTATGATTGTGGGTCAGGATCAAAAATTTTTAGGAGCTGTTATTGTGCCCAATTTTGAAACTCTTGAAAAGTGGTCGAGTTCTAATGGAATAAGCTTTTCTTCTTACGATGAGTTATTATCTAATAATGCTGTTAATAAACTATATTCTAAATGTATTTCGGATATAATTAATTCTAAATCTGGTTTTAAGACTTTTGAAAGAATAGTTGGATTTACTTTATTAAAGGATGCTTTTGTTATTGGAGAAGAACTTACTAATACGCTTAAGCTTAAAAGGTACTATATATTTAAAAAATATCATAAAAAGATAATATCAATATTTAATAAGGATGACTTTGAATTATTGTGA
- the argS gene encoding arginine--tRNA ligase yields the protein MISKIKKDLEDKVTHIIRSLALSKNVKLDKVPIIIQKPPKSELGDLSILIFQFSKILDLSTSVITEEIIKQLGEQYDMKPMGPYLNIKLNRKEYIKDTIHKVNREKEKYGTNNFLESKKIVIEFSAPNTNKPLHVGHLRNDIIGESLSRILKASGGQITKINLINDRGVHICKSMLAYKKFGNNTTPELSLKKGDHLIGDFYVKYNEYAKDNESAEAEIQNLLYKWEGGDTDTVQLWKKLNKWAIEGIMETYNLTNTTFDKIYLESEIFEIGREVVLKGLEKDLCYRREDNAICISIPREENDGKEIKIKEKVLLRANGTSIYLTQDLGNIVTRKEEFNFDEMIYVVGSEQIHHFKTLFFVADKLGITKENNLKHLSYGMVSLPEGKMKSREGTVVDADTLIHELAASTALEIKKRQSNKKDIKKTALDISLGAIHYYLLKTAIHKDILFNKEDSLSFVGNSGPYIQYVGARINSILEKYDELNLSKENINLDLLEHEKEWEIIKIISEFEEHIIKASKDLNPSLIANYTYSLAKSFSTYYQEAKIIDINNPELTNSRISLSKIVLQTIKNCMHLLNIPYITKM from the coding sequence ATGATTAGCAAAATAAAAAAGGATTTAGAAGATAAAGTTACCCACATAATAAGAAGCCTTGCCTTAAGTAAAAATGTTAAATTAGATAAAGTACCTATAATAATTCAAAAACCTCCAAAAAGTGAGCTTGGAGATTTATCAATATTAATATTTCAATTTAGTAAAATCTTAGACCTTAGCACATCTGTAATTACTGAAGAGATCATTAAACAACTTGGGGAACAATATGACATGAAACCAATGGGTCCTTATTTAAACATTAAACTCAATAGAAAAGAATACATTAAAGATACAATCCACAAAGTCAATAGAGAAAAGGAAAAATATGGTACAAATAATTTCCTAGAAAGCAAAAAAATAGTAATAGAATTCTCCGCACCCAATACAAATAAACCATTGCATGTAGGACATCTTAGAAATGATATTATTGGCGAGAGTCTATCAAGAATACTTAAAGCTTCTGGTGGTCAGATAACAAAAATAAACCTAATAAATGACAGAGGCGTACATATTTGCAAATCCATGCTTGCTTACAAAAAATTTGGAAATAATACTACCCCCGAACTCTCCTTAAAAAAGGGAGATCATTTGATTGGTGATTTCTATGTAAAATATAACGAATATGCTAAAGACAATGAGTCGGCAGAAGCCGAGATACAAAACTTGCTCTACAAGTGGGAAGGCGGCGATACGGATACAGTGCAACTCTGGAAGAAATTAAATAAATGGGCTATTGAGGGAATTATGGAAACGTATAATCTTACAAATACTACATTCGATAAAATTTATCTTGAAAGCGAAATATTTGAGATCGGACGAGAAGTTGTACTTAAAGGATTAGAGAAAGATTTATGTTATAGAAGAGAAGATAATGCAATATGTATAAGCATTCCTAGAGAAGAAAACGACGGAAAAGAAATCAAAATTAAAGAGAAAGTACTCTTGAGAGCCAATGGTACATCTATTTATCTTACTCAAGATTTAGGAAATATAGTAACTAGAAAAGAAGAATTTAATTTTGATGAGATGATTTATGTCGTTGGAAGTGAGCAAATTCATCACTTTAAAACTTTATTTTTTGTTGCAGATAAATTAGGCATTACGAAAGAAAATAACCTCAAACATTTATCATATGGAATGGTAAGCTTACCTGAAGGCAAAATGAAATCAAGAGAGGGAACTGTAGTTGATGCAGATACTCTCATCCATGAGCTAGCCGCATCAACTGCACTAGAGATTAAAAAGAGACAGTCAAATAAAAAAGATATTAAAAAAACTGCCCTAGACATCTCGCTAGGAGCTATTCACTACTATCTACTAAAGACAGCCATACATAAAGATATTTTATTTAATAAAGAAGATAGTTTATCTTTTGTTGGAAATTCGGGTCCCTACATTCAATATGTAGGAGCAAGAATCAATAGTATACTTGAAAAATACGATGAATTAAATTTGTCTAAAGAAAATATTAATTTAGATCTTTTAGAACACGAAAAAGAATGGGAAATAATTAAAATTATTTCTGAATTTGAAGAGCATATTATTAAGGCATCAAAAGATCTAAATCCTTCATTAATAGCTAATTATACTTACTCACTCGCAAAAAGCTTCAGCACATACTACCAAGAAGCAAAAATAATAGACATAAACAACCCCGAACTCACAAATTCAAGAATAAGTTTATCAAAAATAGTTCTGCAAACAATAAAAAACTGTATGCATTTACTCAACATTCCCTACATAACAAAGATGTAA
- a CDS encoding methyl-accepting chemotaxis protein, whose amino-acid sequence MKRKNSSFTLFYKFNAVILIYTIVIVTTTFLLLNYGYRRIITKELKNFTKFVNNIMIKSFADDTREMLEIINDLIGHTKTQSSQSLKYIISNNKLSLFPNYIKIIEYINKSGEILYSSDEKRINTRITLKDLREGNTNTTQILRLHKNLTKINNRAYIPMIYKIYKTSQNDLYNKNINSEQGATNHNEYIILYVDILEHIRHLRKNIFMLIERSLLEKGNHHKSSHYFKIYTINNLGDVFGEQDEETLEPTKLSINNLFENNPKITTQLLNAISKRTSNYNINYNNNMLSLVRLTTSSWYLAIQINYDNIFSNELDKIKLMSISIISVLVVIFILIMIFTIKNLVVSKIVKLNEIIPKVKEGDLTIKIESTGKDSISDTINHFGHFIENLKKVINSLQDRVKLLKDNGDLLFNEINNAYDTITNSNNYIEKTQGEVEKQVEFISNTTNTIESLSKNIASLDNSIETQAASVEESSSAIEEMIGSIQSVTEITQKAAKSTEELKIFSDDGRKKQEEVIMQIKDIYKNSTRLQEANALISSIASQTNLLSMNAAIEASHAGEAGKGFAIVAEEIKDLAEQVTSQSESVATSINEIMDSINKTVKTSELTNKAFNQIFDSINLVVQVIEEINHTMQEQSIGSQEILKSLNTMREITYEVKIGSNEMFRGNKEIINTVSVLEEINITVSNSMKSLKEEIKKLIGTIETIKTFGTTNSNHITEINKDTNQFKTK is encoded by the coding sequence GTGAAAAGAAAAAATTCCAGTTTCACTCTTTTTTATAAATTTAATGCTGTCATTCTTATATACACAATAGTTATTGTTACGACTACTTTTTTACTATTAAACTATGGATACAGAAGAATAATAACAAAAGAGCTTAAAAATTTTACAAAATTCGTCAATAACATTATGATAAAAAGTTTCGCTGATGATACAAGAGAGATGCTGGAAATTATTAATGATCTTATTGGGCATACCAAGACACAAAGCAGTCAAAGCTTGAAGTACATAATATCTAACAATAAGTTAAGCTTATTCCCAAACTACATAAAAATAATAGAATATATAAATAAAAGTGGCGAAATATTATATTCAAGTGATGAGAAGAGAATCAACACCCGCATAACCTTGAAAGATTTAAGAGAAGGTAATACAAATACAACTCAAATACTTAGGTTACATAAAAATTTAACAAAAATAAACAATAGGGCTTACATACCAATGATTTATAAGATTTACAAAACAAGCCAAAACGATTTGTATAATAAAAACATAAACTCAGAACAAGGAGCCACAAATCATAATGAGTATATTATCTTATATGTAGACATACTAGAACATATAAGACACTTGAGAAAAAATATATTTATGCTTATAGAAAGGTCTTTATTAGAAAAAGGGAATCACCACAAAAGTTCTCACTACTTCAAGATATATACTATCAACAACCTGGGCGATGTTTTTGGTGAACAAGATGAAGAAACACTTGAGCCTACAAAATTATCTATAAATAACTTATTCGAAAACAATCCCAAAATAACAACTCAATTGCTGAATGCAATATCTAAAAGAACCAGTAATTATAATATTAACTACAATAATAACATGCTCTCTTTGGTAAGACTTACAACTTCATCTTGGTACTTAGCCATACAAATTAACTATGATAATATATTCTCAAATGAGCTAGACAAGATTAAATTGATGTCAATATCAATAATATCAGTACTTGTAGTGATATTTATATTAATAATGATATTTACAATCAAGAATTTAGTAGTGTCAAAAATAGTCAAGCTAAATGAGATTATCCCAAAAGTCAAAGAGGGCGATTTAACAATTAAGATTGAATCAACGGGGAAAGACTCAATCAGTGACACAATAAATCATTTCGGACATTTCATTGAAAACTTAAAGAAGGTAATAAACTCACTACAAGATAGAGTAAAATTATTAAAGGATAATGGCGATTTGCTATTTAATGAAATAAATAACGCTTATGATACAATAACAAATTCAAACAATTACATAGAAAAAACACAGGGAGAAGTAGAAAAGCAAGTCGAGTTTATTTCAAATACAACAAACACAATCGAAAGTTTATCTAAAAATATTGCATCACTTGACAACTCAATTGAAACTCAAGCTGCAAGCGTTGAAGAGTCATCATCAGCTATTGAAGAGATGATAGGAAGCATACAATCAGTCACAGAGATAACACAAAAAGCTGCAAAAAGCACAGAGGAACTTAAAATATTCTCTGATGATGGTCGAAAAAAGCAAGAAGAAGTTATTATGCAAATTAAAGATATTTACAAAAATTCAACAAGACTTCAAGAAGCCAATGCTCTAATATCATCAATTGCTAGTCAAACCAACTTACTATCAATGAATGCGGCCATTGAGGCATCTCATGCTGGGGAAGCTGGTAAGGGATTTGCAATAGTTGCAGAAGAGATCAAAGACCTTGCAGAGCAAGTTACTTCACAGTCAGAATCAGTTGCGACATCAATAAATGAAATAATGGATTCAATCAATAAAACAGTAAAAACATCCGAACTCACAAATAAAGCTTTCAATCAGATATTTGATTCAATAAACCTCGTAGTTCAAGTCATAGAAGAAATAAATCATACTATGCAAGAACAGTCAATCGGTAGTCAAGAGATCTTAAAGTCTTTAAATACAATGAGAGAAATAACATATGAGGTAAAAATTGGTTCAAATGAAATGTTTAGAGGAAATAAAGAAATAATTAATACAGTTTCTGTTCTAGAAGAAATTAATATCACAGTTTCAAATTCAATGAAGAGTCTAAAAGAAGAAATCAAAAAACTAATAGGAACAATCGAGACAATCAAAACTTTTGGAACAACAAACTCAAATCATATTACAGAGATTAACAAAGACACAAATCAATTTAAAACAAAATAA